The Variovorax sp. S12S4 genome includes the window CCGCTGTCGCTGTACCGCGCGCTGCGCTCGCTCAACCCGTCGCCCTACATGTATTACTACCACCTGGGCGACTTCCACGTGGTGGGCGCTTCGCCTGAAATTCTGGTGCGCCAGGAGAACACGGGCGAGGGCGAACAGAAGATCACCATCCGCCCGCTGGCCGGCACGCGTCCGCGCGGCGCCTCGCTGGAGCTCGACAAGGCGGCCGAGGAAGAGCTCATCAACGACCCGAAGGAGCGCGCCGAGCACGTGATGCTGATCGATTTGGCGCGCAACGACATCGGCCGCATCGCCAAGACCGGCACCGTGAAGGTGACCGAGGCCTTCGCAGTGGAGCGCTACAGCCACGTGATGCACATCGTGAGCAACGTCGAAGGCACGCTGAAGGACGGCATGACGGCCATCGACGTGCTCAAGGCCACGTTCCCGGCCGGCACGCTGACCGGCGCGCCCAAGGTGCACGCGATGGAACTCATCGACCAGCTCGAGCCCACCAAGCGCGGCCTCTACGGCGGCGCCTGCGGCTACATCAGCTATGCGGGCGACATGGATGTGGCCATTGCCATTCGCACCGGCATCGTGAAGGACCAGATGCTGCACGTGCAGGCTGCGGCCGGCGTGGTCGCCGACTCGGTGCCCGAGCTGGAATGGAAAGAAACTGAAGCCAAGGCGCGCGCACTGCTGCGCGCCGCCGAACTGGTCGAGGAGGGGCTGGAATGAGCAACGTGCCTGATATTCAAAACGACTTTTCGCACGAGATCATCGGCGCCGCAGTCGAGGTTCAGCGCGTGCTCGGCACGGGGCTGAGCGAAGACGCCTACGCCGCGGCATTGGCCATTGAACTCGCCGAGCGCGAGATCGGCTTTGCGCAGGGCGTGCCGCTGTCGGCCAGCTACAAGGGCCGTTCGCTCGGCGAGGTGTACCGCGCGGGCTTCGTGGTCGAGCAGTCGGTCATCGTGGAGCTCAAGGCTGTCGACGTGCTGACCGACCTGCACCGCGCGCAGGTACTCGCCGCGCTGCGTCTCTCAGGCCTCAAGCTGGGCCTTCTGATCAACTTCAACGTGTTCCCCGTCGTCAAGGGCGTGCACCGGATTGTGAGCAAGCCATGAAACTGCTGATGATCGACAACTACGATTCGTTCACCTACAACATCGTCCAGTACTTTGGCGAGCTGGGTGCGGATGTGCAGGTGCACCGCAACGACGAGATCACCGTGGCGCAGATCGGCGAGCTGATCGCTTCGGGCGTGACGCGGCTCGTGGTGTCGCCGGGGCCTTGCTCGCCGGCGGAAGCGGGCGTGTCGGTGGCGGCCATCGAGGCCTTCGCGGGCAAGCTGCCGATTCTTGGCGTATGCCTCGGGCACCAGGCCATCGGCGCAGCCTTCGGCGGCAAGATCATTCGCGCGCAACAGCTCATGCACGGCAAGACCAGCGAGATCACGACGACCCAGGAAGGCGTGTTCGCGGGTCTGCCGGAGAAGTTCATCGTCAACCGGTATCACTCGCTTTCCATCGAGCGCGAGAGCTGCCCGAAGGAATTGGCGATTACCGCATGGACCGACGACGGCGAGATCATGGGCGTGCGGCACACCGGGTTTGCGCATGACGTGCGCATCGAAGGCGTGCAGTTCCACCCTGAATCGATCCTCACCGAGCACGGCCACGCGATGCTCAAGAACTTTTGGATTGACCGCCATGACCGACCGCTCCTCCATCGTCGACCTGCGCAGCGACACCGTCACGCAACCTACCCCGGCAATGCGCCAGGCCATGATGGCGGCGCCGCTCGGCGACGACGTCTTCGGCACCGACCCGAGCGTGAATGCGCTGCAGGAAAAGATCGCCGCGCTGCTGGGCTTCGAGGCGGCGCTGTTCGTGCCGACCGGCACGCAGAGCAACCTGTGCGCCATTCTTTCGCACTGCGGGCGGGGCGACGAATACATCGTCGGCCAGCAGGCGCACTGCTACCGCTGGGAAGGCGGCGGCGCTGCGGTGTTCGGCAGCGTGCAGCCGCAGCCGCTCGACCATGCGCCCGACGGCACGCTGCCGCTCGCGCA containing:
- a CDS encoding GxxExxY protein, whose amino-acid sequence is MSNVPDIQNDFSHEIIGAAVEVQRVLGTGLSEDAYAAALAIELAEREIGFAQGVPLSASYKGRSLGEVYRAGFVVEQSVIVELKAVDVLTDLHRAQVLAALRLSGLKLGLLINFNVFPVVKGVHRIVSKP